A single genomic interval of Mycobacterium sp. DL592 harbors:
- a CDS encoding zinc ribbon domain-containing protein, with translation MTSSLFPQLSPGGRRSFGVALLLLVAVLVGLALLRWQAPMITIASFGLTMLFGLYVWQIRPGVRDIVVTVVVGLGLGVGWAVVVGPIVAQAYGAALGSQTNLRHVLVAGIAVPISGALLMIVPAAVVRALDRCARAPLYGFAIGALGASAFNSAATATLLVPQLAMGVVAHDQSATSLLAEAVVEGVAWAVSCLAVGGIVGIALWRPADDAQRHRRVVAVSLAVAVCVVTALGLVDVAPLPLRVYIAVQLLIAVVAVIALRFAVNAATRDGAIELASPNPRRTNYVAVLAPLAAILGVVAAAGGGTSALITPVAKAYVCPPDCGRPPLGTPVETNPRYSGDNGAFSVAYPDKGSAYDVSFDPDGLQGVKLKYTGGDTGTMLLFGEHADGRDPRQIVEQVLRSKYPDASVSYEIPNASVGYQPGYGVIADVYSRDSAASFTRLRVIVMAAVKHDYALIAAAAGPYHEFSPDYGTGHPSGANMELAMDMGKYVNSFRWGGDRYGRRS, from the coding sequence ATGACGAGTTCCCTCTTCCCGCAGCTCTCCCCGGGCGGGCGTAGGAGTTTCGGTGTCGCACTGCTGCTTCTGGTGGCGGTACTGGTGGGCCTTGCTCTGCTGCGATGGCAGGCGCCCATGATCACGATCGCCTCGTTCGGCCTGACGATGCTGTTCGGCCTTTATGTGTGGCAGATCCGGCCCGGGGTGCGCGACATCGTGGTCACGGTCGTCGTCGGCCTCGGATTGGGCGTGGGGTGGGCGGTGGTCGTCGGCCCGATCGTCGCCCAGGCCTACGGTGCCGCGCTCGGCTCGCAGACCAATCTTCGCCACGTGCTGGTGGCCGGCATCGCCGTTCCGATCAGCGGCGCGCTGTTGATGATCGTTCCCGCTGCGGTGGTGCGGGCGCTCGACCGGTGTGCCCGGGCGCCGTTGTACGGCTTCGCCATCGGGGCGCTCGGGGCGTCGGCTTTCAACTCCGCTGCCACCGCCACTCTGTTGGTGCCGCAGCTGGCGATGGGTGTGGTCGCACACGATCAGTCGGCGACGAGCCTGCTGGCCGAGGCGGTCGTCGAAGGCGTGGCGTGGGCGGTGTCGTGTCTGGCCGTCGGCGGAATCGTCGGTATCGCGCTGTGGCGCCCCGCCGACGACGCGCAGCGCCACCGCAGGGTCGTGGCCGTCTCGCTGGCGGTGGCGGTGTGCGTGGTGACCGCGCTGGGTTTGGTCGACGTCGCTCCGCTGCCATTGCGGGTCTACATTGCCGTGCAACTGCTCATTGCGGTGGTGGCTGTGATCGCGCTGCGGTTCGCCGTTAACGCAGCGACGCGGGACGGCGCCATCGAGCTGGCGAGCCCGAACCCGCGTCGCACCAACTACGTCGCCGTCCTGGCGCCGTTGGCGGCGATCCTCGGCGTCGTGGCCGCCGCGGGCGGGGGCACCTCGGCGCTCATCACCCCGGTGGCCAAGGCGTACGTGTGTCCGCCGGACTGCGGGCGGCCGCCGCTGGGCACGCCGGTGGAGACAAACCCGCGCTACAGCGGGGACAACGGTGCGTTCTCGGTGGCCTATCCAGACAAGGGTTCGGCCTACGACGTGAGTTTCGACCCGGATGGACTGCAGGGTGTGAAACTGAAGTACACCGGCGGCGACACGGGGACCATGCTGCTCTTCGGTGAGCACGCCGACGGTCGCGATCCCCGGCAGATCGTCGAGCAGGTACTGCGCAGCAAGTACCCGGATGCGTCCGTCAGCTACGAAATCCCCAACGCATCAGTCGGTTACCAGCCGGGCTACGGCGTCATCGCCGACGTCTACTCGCGCGACTCGGCGGCGTCGTTCACCAGGCTGCGGGTGATCGTCATGGCCGCGGTCAAGCACGACTACGCGCTGATCGCGGCTGCCGCGGGGCCCTACCACGAGTTCAGCCCGGATTACGGGACAGGCCACCCCTCGGGGGCCAACATGGAACTCGCCATGGACATGGGCAAGTATGTCAACAGTTTCCGGTGGGGAGGCGACCGCTACGGGCGGCGCTCGTGA
- a CDS encoding IclR family transcriptional regulator, with amino-acid sequence MRQDSGIGVLDKAVGVLHSIAESPCGLAELCERTGLPRATAHRLAAGLEVHRLLARDSAGRWRLGPALSELAAQVNDPLLAAGAAVLPRLREITGESVQLYRLEGTTRVCIAALEPPAGLRDTVPVGARLPLTAGSGAKVLLAYSDTATQQAVLPSAKFTERTLAEVRRRGWAQSAAEREPGVASVSAPVRDRSGAVIAAVSVSGPIDRMGRRPGARWAADLLSAAEALTRRL; translated from the coding sequence ATGAGACAGGATAGCGGCATCGGCGTGCTCGACAAAGCGGTGGGCGTGCTGCATTCGATTGCCGAGTCACCCTGCGGGCTCGCCGAACTCTGCGAGCGCACCGGGCTGCCGCGCGCAACGGCCCATCGGCTGGCCGCCGGACTAGAAGTGCACCGTCTGCTGGCCCGCGACAGCGCCGGGCGCTGGCGGCTGGGACCGGCACTGAGCGAACTGGCCGCACAGGTCAACGATCCCCTGCTGGCCGCGGGCGCCGCCGTTCTGCCCAGGCTGCGGGAGATCACCGGCGAGAGCGTGCAGCTGTACCGCCTCGAGGGCACCACGCGGGTGTGCATCGCAGCCCTGGAACCGCCTGCGGGCCTTCGCGATACGGTTCCGGTCGGGGCCCGCCTGCCGCTGACGGCCGGCTCCGGGGCCAAAGTGCTGCTGGCCTACAGCGACACCGCCACCCAGCAGGCCGTGCTCCCATCGGCGAAGTTCACCGAGCGGACCCTGGCCGAGGTACGCCGCCGCGGCTGGGCGCAGAGCGCGGCCGAACGCGAGCCCGGAGTGGCCAGTGTCTCTGCGCCGGTTCGCGATCGCAGCGGCGCGGTCATCGCGGCGGTGTCGGTTTCCGGGCCGATCGACCGGATGGGCCGGCGTCCGGGCGCACGCTGGGCGGCCGACCTGTTGTCCGCCGCCGAGGCGCTCACCCGCCGTTTGTGA
- a CDS encoding PPOX class F420-dependent oxidoreductase — protein MGTNQRNQIVMTDEEIVDFVNRSRTGTMATIGPDGQPHLVAMWYGVIDGEIWVETKAKSQKTVNLRRNPRVSFLIEDGMTYDTLRGVAFEGTAEIVDDPDTIFKVGVNVWERYNGPYTDELKPAVDMMMNKRIAVRIVTNRTRSWDHRKLGMPAMPIAGSTAPGQ, from the coding sequence ATGGGAACCAACCAGCGCAACCAGATCGTGATGACCGACGAGGAGATCGTCGACTTCGTCAACCGCAGCCGCACCGGCACGATGGCCACCATCGGACCTGACGGCCAGCCGCACCTGGTGGCGATGTGGTACGGCGTGATCGACGGCGAGATCTGGGTCGAGACCAAGGCCAAGTCGCAGAAGACGGTGAACCTGCGCCGCAACCCTCGGGTCAGTTTCCTGATCGAGGACGGCATGACCTACGACACCCTGCGCGGTGTGGCGTTCGAGGGTACCGCCGAGATCGTGGACGACCCGGACACCATCTTCAAGGTCGGGGTCAACGTGTGGGAGCGCTACAACGGGCCCTACACCGACGAGCTCAAGCCGGCCGTCGACATGATGATGAACAAACGGATCGCGGTGCGGATCGTCACCAACCGCACCCGCTCGTGGGATCACCGCAAGCTCGGCATGCCGGCGATGCCGATCGCCGGTTCCACCGCGCCCGGGCAGTAG
- the leuC gene encoding 3-isopropylmalate dehydratase large subunit has protein sequence MAQTDKPRTLPEKVWDDHVVVPGTGTGGSREPDLIYIDLHLVHEVTSPQAFDGLRLAGRPVHRPDLTIATEDHNVPTVDIDKPIADPISRTQVDTLRHNCAEFGIRLHRMGDAEQGIVHVMGPQLGLTQPGMTIVCGDSHTSTHGAFGAIAMGIGTSEVEHVLATQTLPLRPFKTMAVNVDGQLPPGVTAKDIILAVIAKIGTGGGQGYVIEYRGSTIESLSMEGRMTVCNMSIEAGARAGLVAPDEVTYEFLRGRPYAPTGADWDAAVDAWEKLKTDPGAEFDTEVYIDATTLSPFVTWGTNPGQGVPLSASVPDPELMADSERQSAEKALAYMDLRPGTPMREVAVDAVFVGSCTNGRIEDLRAVAEVLRGRKVADGVRMLVVPGSMRVRAQAESEGLGEIFTAAGAEWRQAGCSMCLGMNPDQLAPGERCASTSNRNFEGRQGKGSRTHLVSPAVAAATAVRGTLSSPADLEN, from the coding sequence ATGGCCCAGACCGACAAGCCCAGAACGCTGCCCGAGAAGGTGTGGGACGACCATGTGGTGGTCCCCGGCACGGGCACTGGCGGCTCGCGTGAACCCGATCTGATCTATATCGATCTCCACCTCGTCCACGAGGTGACCAGCCCGCAGGCTTTCGACGGCCTCCGGTTGGCCGGACGGCCGGTGCACCGCCCGGATCTGACGATCGCCACCGAGGACCACAACGTGCCCACGGTCGACATCGACAAGCCGATCGCCGACCCGATCTCGCGCACCCAGGTCGACACCCTGCGACACAACTGCGCTGAGTTCGGCATCCGGTTGCACCGGATGGGCGACGCGGAACAAGGCATCGTGCACGTGATGGGACCGCAACTCGGCCTCACCCAGCCCGGCATGACGATCGTTTGTGGCGACAGCCACACCTCCACCCATGGCGCGTTCGGCGCCATCGCGATGGGAATCGGCACCTCGGAGGTCGAGCATGTGCTGGCGACACAGACACTTCCGTTGCGTCCGTTCAAGACCATGGCGGTCAACGTCGACGGTCAGCTGCCGCCCGGGGTGACGGCCAAGGACATCATCCTGGCCGTTATCGCCAAGATCGGCACCGGCGGCGGCCAGGGCTATGTCATCGAATATCGGGGCAGCACCATCGAATCGCTGTCGATGGAAGGCCGCATGACGGTCTGCAATATGAGCATCGAGGCGGGTGCACGCGCCGGCCTGGTCGCTCCCGACGAGGTCACCTACGAGTTCCTGCGTGGCCGCCCGTACGCGCCGACCGGCGCGGATTGGGATGCCGCGGTGGATGCTTGGGAGAAGCTGAAGACCGACCCCGGGGCCGAATTCGACACCGAGGTCTACATCGACGCGACGACACTGAGCCCGTTCGTGACGTGGGGTACCAATCCCGGTCAGGGCGTCCCGCTGTCCGCGTCGGTGCCCGACCCGGAGTTGATGGCCGATTCCGAGCGGCAATCAGCCGAGAAGGCTTTGGCATACATGGACCTTCGACCGGGTACCCCGATGCGCGAGGTGGCTGTCGACGCCGTATTCGTCGGCTCGTGCACGAATGGCCGGATCGAGGATCTGCGGGCAGTCGCCGAAGTGCTGCGCGGCCGCAAGGTCGCCGACGGCGTGCGGATGCTGGTTGTGCCCGGCTCGATGCGGGTGCGTGCCCAGGCCGAATCCGAAGGCCTCGGCGAGATCTTCACCGCCGCAGGCGCCGAATGGCGTCAGGCGGGCTGCTCGATGTGTTTGGGAATGAACCCCGATCAGCTGGCGCCGGGCGAGCGTTGCGCCTCGACGTCGAACCGGAACTTCGAAGGCAGGCAGGGCAAGGGCAGCCGCACGCACCTGGTTTCGCCTGCTGTCGCCGCCGCCACCGCGGTGCGCGGCACGCTGTCCTCGCCCGCTGATCTCGAAAACTAG